Proteins encoded together in one Pseudoalteromonas xiamenensis window:
- a CDS encoding LysR family transcriptional regulator, whose translation MKSYSNEQLFLLVVEMGSFKAVAEHIGGDPSIISRRIASLEKKLTTKLIERSTRSSTSTHAGQIYYQGLRHIIDEQNALEQYVSAHTEIPIGRLRVAAPHDFGIRFVMPVLEAMTLEYPQLEVELVLGSDFTDLKEQGIDVAIRIGLLPDSSLMCRKIGDVSRVLVASPNYVKEKGLPSTPVELINHHFILYRNSINAKNLQMVKSGQVFSQPISGTFTVNSVKAIHQLVLSGRGMHLGPRWAFVDDLRAGNLVEILPEYEFPSSPLNALYVSRNYLPAKSKVFIDKVKAQYQENNEQFKGR comes from the coding sequence TCGATCATCAGTAGACGGATTGCATCACTTGAGAAAAAACTCACGACCAAACTGATTGAACGCTCAACCCGTAGCTCCACATCCACACATGCTGGACAAATTTACTATCAAGGTTTGAGGCACATTATTGATGAACAAAATGCCCTTGAACAATACGTCAGCGCCCATACGGAAATCCCTATTGGCCGGTTACGAGTGGCTGCACCTCATGACTTCGGGATCCGATTTGTCATGCCCGTGCTTGAAGCTATGACACTAGAATATCCTCAGCTGGAAGTAGAACTGGTGCTAGGCTCTGACTTTACCGATTTAAAAGAGCAAGGGATCGATGTCGCGATTCGAATTGGATTATTACCAGACTCCAGTTTAATGTGCAGAAAAATAGGCGATGTATCGCGTGTATTAGTCGCGTCTCCAAATTACGTTAAAGAAAAAGGGCTACCATCCACTCCTGTTGAGTTGATAAATCACCATTTCATCCTCTATCGTAACTCGATTAATGCCAAAAACCTTCAAATGGTGAAAAGCGGTCAGGTCTTTTCCCAACCAATTAGCGGTACGTTTACGGTAAACAGCGTTAAGGCAATACATCAACTTGTCTTGTCTGGACGAGGCATGCATCTAGGGCCTAGATGGGCATTTGTCGATGATTTACGTGCAGGAAACTTAGTTGAAATTCTACCTGAATATGAATTTCCAAGTTCGCCACTCAACGCACTATACGTATCGCGTAATTACTTGCCTGCAAAATCGAAAGTGTTTATTGATAAAGTAAAGGCGCAATATCAAGAGAATAATGAACAATTTAAGGGAAGATAA